caccCTGGACGCCCTCTCCCCCTTCTTCAAGAAGAAAGCCCAGATCCTGGAGGTGCTGCGCAAGCTGGAGGAGACGGACCCGCTGCTGGGGCCCCCCCCGGCCTCTCCCGGCTCCCCCGAGCCCTGTGCCGCCCCGGGCTGGTCCTCGTGCCCGctgcgggggccgggggctgctgggggttGGCGGGGGGCCGAGGGAAGCCCCTGCTCCTCGCCGGAGGAGGCTGCACCACCGCGGGGGGCCCTGCTCAGCGCCTTGGCTGAGCGGCTGCTGCGGGGCGATGGGGGGTGCTGCCGGCGCAATGGCGAAGCCCCTGGGGGCCCCCCCCGGCAGCGGCGTAGCGAGCACCCCGCTTTTCTGGGGCTTTATGCCGCGGGCGAGGAGAGCCCCGAGGGGGGCTTCGCCGCGCTCTCTCCCGGGGGAGACACCAaccccctgccttccccccccaaGGTGCTCAAGCTgccggccccccccggggcgcTGCGCCTCAGCCCCCAGCTCGCCCGCGCCTCCAAGATCCCCTGCCGCAGTGGCAACCCCGAGGCCTCGCCGGTGCTCAGTCGCCGGGCCTCCCCCGACGCCCCCCCCGAGCCCGGCTCCCCCGAGCCCCCCGTCTTCCCCCCGCCACGCACCTACGAGGCAGCTGAGCCGCCCCCCGGGCCACCGGCCCCCACTGGCAGTGGGGAGCGGGCAGCCACCTCCCCCCCCAGTGCCCGCCGTGGCacggggggctcagcccccacCCGCCGCCCTGGCAAGAAGCCCCCCGAGCCGGGCTACTTGCCTTTCAAGGAGCGCTTGGCTGCCCTGGGCAAGCTGCGGGGGGCTGAGGGCCGcgagccccccggcccggggcggccTGAACGAGGGCATGGGGCTGAGCCACGGCCCCCTCCCCGAGGAGGTTTGGGGGGCAGCCTGAAGCACCCCGAGCCAGCGCATGGTGGGGAGCCCCTGGCCCGCTGCTACTCCTCCGGCTCCATGGGTGAGGCCGGCAAGGCAGGGGGCAAGGGGCGCCCCGCTGGTGGCAGGACCCCTCCCCgggtccccccagccccccctaCCAAAgccgcccgcagcccccacGGCAGCCCCACCAAGCTGCCCACCAAGGCGGGTGCCGGTAAAGCCGGGATGCCACGGAGTGAGGAGCCGGCAGGCGCCAAGGCGGCGGGGGTCCCCCGCAAAGCACCACCAGCCGCCGAGCCCCCCGGCacggtgccgccgccgccgggcgccgCCGGGCACTCGGCCATCGAGGAGAAGGTGATGAAGGGCATCGAGGAGAACGTGCTGCggctgcaggggcaggagcgGGCGCCGGCGGGCGAAGCCAAGGGGAAGGCGGCTGGTGGCTTGGCCAGCTGGTTCGGGCTGCGCCGTAGCAAGCTGCCGGCTCTGAGCCGTCGCGGCGATGGCAGCCGGGGCCGGGAATGGGCCGGAACGCCGGCCCCTCTGCGCCGGGAGGTCAAGCTGGCCGCCCGCAAGCTGGAAGCCGAGAGCCTCAACATCTCGAAGCTGATGGAGAAGGCGGAGGATCTGCGCAAGGCGCTGCGGGAGGAGCATGCCTTCCTGCAGGGGCTGGCGTTGGAGAAGGGGCGCCCACGCGggcccccccgcggccccggccACCTCCCGGTGATGTACCAGGAGGTGACGGCCGAGACCTTCATGCAGCAGCTGCTCGACAGGTCAGTGGCGGCCCAGGGGCCGTGGGGGAGCAGGGAATGAGGGTGGtggggtgccccccaccccgagccTGCCCTGACACGGCGGCGGCGTCCCCAGGGTGGATGGGAAGGACGTGCCCTACGAGAGCCGCCTGGAGCACAAGCGGGAGCTGTGTGACCTCCGGCGGGTCCCCTCCGACGCCAAAGACCCCAGGCTGTGCCACCCGCCCCGCAACGGCATCGTGGGACACCTGCGGGAGCCCCCAGACAAGGTAAGGCCaaaccccctcccccaccccaccccatcgCCGCTGCCGGCCATGTGCCCTCTTTGTGTGGGGGGCGGGCACAGCCACTCACCCTGTCCCCCTCACTGCAGGTGCCCGATGTGGGGCTCCGGGATGAGCTGCCATCG
The Phalacrocorax carbo chromosome 27, bPhaCar2.1, whole genome shotgun sequence genome window above contains:
- the NCKAP5L gene encoding nck-associated protein 5-like isoform X1, translated to MTSPPPPPGQPRPRPRSRSRPCRPAPPPPRRSPRWSRRPRGRFLCWGQCEGGPRTHGHHGPPRGPAWVCCQPRGLQGDGDSTSEVWPRVPVTPRRDGAEDVLSKPAMSESVAEAPGEGSPAALGETGTSHELLQRLRELEAENSALAQANENQRETYERCLDEVANHVVQALLNQKDLREECIKLKKRVFDLERQNQALSDLFQQKLQLSAGSLPQLPLHPVPVPPDTPASPQPGSAEQPPPLLPPGCCIPPPEPQQSAMGVSAVFPRGDSARSPQMTPSVPSGSPGLSPGTPTLDALSPFFKKKAQILEVLRKLEETDPLLGPPPASPGSPEPCAAPGWSSCPLRGPGAAGGWRGAEGSPCSSPEEAAPPRGALLSALAERLLRGDGGCCRRNGEAPGGPPRQRRSEHPAFLGLYAAGEESPEGGFAALSPGGDTNPLPSPPKVLKLPAPPGALRLSPQLARASKIPCRSGNPEASPVLSRRASPDAPPEPGSPEPPVFPPPRTYEAAEPPPGPPAPTGSGERAATSPPSARRGTGGSAPTRRPGKKPPEPGYLPFKERLAALGKLRGAEGREPPGPGRPERGHGAEPRPPPRGGLGGSLKHPEPAHGGEPLARCYSSGSMGEAGKAGGKGRPAGGRTPPRVPPAPPTKAARSPHGSPTKLPTKAGAGKAGMPRSEEPAGAKAAGVPRKAPPAAEPPGTVPPPPGAAGHSAIEEKVMKGIEENVLRLQGQERAPAGEAKGKAAGGLASWFGLRRSKLPALSRRGDGSRGREWAGTPAPLRREVKLAARKLEAESLNISKLMEKAEDLRKALREEHAFLQGLALEKGRPRGPPRGPGHLPVMYQEVTAETFMQQLLDRVDGKDVPYESRLEHKRELCDLRRVPSDAKDPRLCHPPRNGIVGHLREPPDKVPDVGLRDELPSDESLSESGASQHFAACGSLTRTLDSGIGTFPPPDYGGVPAKSTPKPRGRPEPLPGAVPARPPAITKVPRKARTLEREVPSAEELLVAGKHRSAPACRPPAPPGPHGHRAAPQDVGDDTGKPRRIQQSKNWTFPNAKACGAADPFLCPPGGLEGLHHPTLAPVCSPAGHRGASPEAPPPLPPTLSASSSRTPSASDVGDEGSTEARSRDGGHGPPGLEHSESLSDSLYDSLSSCGSQG
- the NCKAP5L gene encoding nck-associated protein 5-like isoform X3; this encodes MSESVAEAPGEGSPAALGETGTSHELLQRLRELEAENSALAQANENQRETYERCLDEVANHVVQALLNQKDLREECIKLKKRVFDLERQNQALSDLFQQKLQLSAGSLPQLPLHPVPVPPDTPASPQPGSAEQPPPLLPPGCCIPPPEPQQSAMGVSAVFPRGDSARSPQMTPSVPSGSPGLSPGTPTLDALSPFFKKKAQILEVLRKLEETDPLLGPPPASPGSPEPCAAPGWSSCPLRGPGAAGGWRGAEGSPCSSPEEAAPPRGALLSALAERLLRGDGGCCRRNGEAPGGPPRQRRSEHPAFLGLYAAGEESPEGGFAALSPGGDTNPLPSPPKVLKLPAPPGALRLSPQLARASKIPCRSGNPEASPVLSRRASPDAPPEPGSPEPPVFPPPRTYEAAEPPPGPPAPTGSGERAATSPPSARRGTGGSAPTRRPGKKPPEPGYLPFKERLAALGKLRGAEGREPPGPGRPERGHGAEPRPPPRGGLGGSLKHPEPAHGGEPLARCYSSGSMGEAGKAGGKGRPAGGRTPPRVPPAPPTKAARSPHGSPTKLPTKAGAGKAGMPRSEEPAGAKAAGVPRKAPPAAEPPGTVPPPPGAAGHSAIEEKVMKGIEENVLRLQGQERAPAGEAKGKAAGGLASWFGLRRSKLPALSRRGDGSRGREWAGTPAPLRREVKLAARKLEAESLNISKLMEKAEDLRKALREEHAFLQGLALEKGRPRGPPRGPGHLPVMYQEVTAETFMQQLLDRVDGKDVPYESRLEHKRELCDLRRVPSDAKDPRLCHPPRNGIVGHLREPPDKVPDVGLRDELPSDESLSESGASQHFAACGSLTRTLDSGIGTFPPPDYGGVPAKSTPKPRGRPEPLPGAVPARPPAITKVPRKARTLEREVPSAEELLVAGKHRSAPACRPPAPPGPHGHRAAPQDVGDDTGKPRRIQQSKNWTFPNAKACGAADPFLCPPGGLEGLHHPTLAPVCSPAGHRGASPEAPPPLPPTLSASSSRTPSASDVGDEGSTEARSRDGGHGPPGLEHSESLSDSLYDSLSSCGSQG
- the NCKAP5L gene encoding nck-associated protein 5-like isoform X2, which translates into the protein MTSPPPPPGQPRPRPRSRSRPCRPAPPPPRRSPRWSRRPRGRFLCWGQCEGGPRTHGHHGPPRGPAWVCCQPRGLQGDGDSTSEVWPRVPVTPRRDGAEDVLSKPAMSESVAEAPGEGSPAALGETGTSHELLQRLRELEAENSALAQANENQRETYERCLDEVANHVVQALLNQKDLREECIKLKKRVFDLERQNQALSDLFQQKLQLSAGSLPQLPLHPVPVPPDTPASPQPGSAEQPPPLLPPGCCIPPPEMTPSVPSGSPGLSPGTPTLDALSPFFKKKAQILEVLRKLEETDPLLGPPPASPGSPEPCAAPGWSSCPLRGPGAAGGWRGAEGSPCSSPEEAAPPRGALLSALAERLLRGDGGCCRRNGEAPGGPPRQRRSEHPAFLGLYAAGEESPEGGFAALSPGGDTNPLPSPPKVLKLPAPPGALRLSPQLARASKIPCRSGNPEASPVLSRRASPDAPPEPGSPEPPVFPPPRTYEAAEPPPGPPAPTGSGERAATSPPSARRGTGGSAPTRRPGKKPPEPGYLPFKERLAALGKLRGAEGREPPGPGRPERGHGAEPRPPPRGGLGGSLKHPEPAHGGEPLARCYSSGSMGEAGKAGGKGRPAGGRTPPRVPPAPPTKAARSPHGSPTKLPTKAGAGKAGMPRSEEPAGAKAAGVPRKAPPAAEPPGTVPPPPGAAGHSAIEEKVMKGIEENVLRLQGQERAPAGEAKGKAAGGLASWFGLRRSKLPALSRRGDGSRGREWAGTPAPLRREVKLAARKLEAESLNISKLMEKAEDLRKALREEHAFLQGLALEKGRPRGPPRGPGHLPVMYQEVTAETFMQQLLDRVDGKDVPYESRLEHKRELCDLRRVPSDAKDPRLCHPPRNGIVGHLREPPDKVPDVGLRDELPSDESLSESGASQHFAACGSLTRTLDSGIGTFPPPDYGGVPAKSTPKPRGRPEPLPGAVPARPPAITKVPRKARTLEREVPSAEELLVAGKHRSAPACRPPAPPGPHGHRAAPQDVGDDTGKPRRIQQSKNWTFPNAKACGAADPFLCPPGGLEGLHHPTLAPVCSPAGHRGASPEAPPPLPPTLSASSSRTPSASDVGDEGSTEARSRDGGHGPPGLEHSESLSDSLYDSLSSCGSQG